In Asanoa sp. WMMD1127, one genomic interval encodes:
- a CDS encoding DUF2252 domain-containing protein has product MNDERRSGQLLDVLTTEFGQLMALDPAAFRRKFRKMAASPFAFYRGSAAVFYADLTGDFADDRFLDERTSRVWIHGDLHAENFGTYMNGSGELVFNVNDFDEAYVGPFSWDLKRFAASIALIGYAKALSDEVISDLVGRFADAYLTELRAIAAGGDDAIGSITLANADGVLRTVLQQARLSTRVAMLDTQTTIDNYERRFAVGDGVFEVDEARRAAVVEAFDRYLGTLPEQLAAHRPVATRIKDVVLRKGVGIGSAGLPSYNLLLEGHTQALENDVVIYMKQAQVPAVARHITDGRVHGYFQHQGHRTAESQRALQAHADPWLGFTELDGVGQLVAEVSPYAADLDWSDVNEPEELAGVVGDLGRAVARMHSVADDESSHDLVDFSTEEAIVAAVDKDERGFVGHLVEFAHAYGVRAREDHQLFVDLFRNDRVPGLT; this is encoded by the coding sequence ATGAACGACGAACGGCGCTCCGGCCAGCTGCTGGACGTGTTGACCACCGAGTTCGGCCAGCTGATGGCCCTCGACCCCGCCGCCTTCCGGCGCAAGTTCCGCAAGATGGCGGCCTCGCCGTTCGCGTTCTACCGGGGCAGCGCCGCGGTGTTCTACGCGGACCTGACGGGCGACTTCGCCGACGACCGGTTCCTCGACGAGCGCACGAGCCGGGTCTGGATCCACGGCGACCTGCACGCCGAGAACTTCGGCACCTACATGAACGGCTCCGGCGAGCTGGTGTTCAACGTCAACGACTTCGACGAGGCGTACGTCGGGCCGTTCTCCTGGGACCTCAAGCGGTTCGCGGCGAGCATCGCGCTGATCGGCTACGCGAAGGCGCTCTCCGACGAGGTGATCAGCGACCTGGTGGGCCGGTTCGCCGACGCCTACCTGACGGAGCTGCGGGCGATCGCGGCCGGCGGCGACGACGCGATCGGCTCGATCACCCTGGCCAACGCCGACGGCGTGCTGCGCACCGTGCTGCAGCAGGCCCGGTTGAGCACCCGCGTGGCGATGCTCGACACGCAGACCACGATCGACAACTACGAGCGCCGGTTCGCGGTCGGCGACGGGGTCTTCGAGGTCGACGAGGCCCGGCGCGCGGCGGTGGTGGAGGCGTTCGACCGCTACCTGGGCACGCTGCCCGAGCAGCTCGCCGCGCACCGCCCGGTGGCCACCCGGATCAAGGACGTGGTGCTGCGCAAGGGCGTCGGGATCGGGTCGGCCGGGCTGCCGTCCTACAACCTGCTGCTCGAGGGGCACACGCAGGCGCTGGAGAACGACGTCGTCATCTACATGAAGCAGGCGCAGGTGCCCGCGGTAGCCCGGCACATCACCGACGGTCGCGTGCACGGCTATTTCCAGCACCAGGGGCACCGGACGGCCGAGTCGCAGCGGGCGCTGCAGGCGCACGCCGACCCGTGGCTCGGCTTCACCGAGCTCGACGGCGTGGGTCAGCTGGTCGCGGAGGTCTCGCCGTACGCCGCCGACCTGGACTGGTCCGACGTCAACGAGCCCGAGGAGCTGGCCGGCGTGGTCGGCGACCTGGGCCGCGCGGTCGCCCGGATGCACTCCGTCGCCGACGACGAGTCGAGCCACGACCTGGTCGACTTCTCCACCGAGGAGGCGATCGTGGCGGCCGTCGACAAGGACGAGCGCGGGTTCGTCGGGCACCTGGTCGAGTTCGCCCACGCGTACGGGGTGCGGGCCCGCGAGGACCACCAGCTCTTCGTCGACCTGTTCCGCAACGACCGCGTGCCCGGCCTCACCTGA
- a CDS encoding prenyltransferase/squalene oxidase repeat-containing protein — translation MVDLDAAIGFVVARGDAVDRARLSWLRIGAPPQPKILEDAEVGQAPDGGWPAIWGGGVASVDATCFRLAELDDLGALGRPAARRALDWLATCQRPDGTWEEDPSLSGWAPPWATPGDPEARLYLTANAGFWLTVAGHDARAAGPFDHRPGGAYAGVVQGAAHAFAAALNPDGTWPSFLAAGWLGAAVLYRQEMYYESARIQVVLTERVRDMTPSDTTAMASALRRVGLSTDDTLLAAARRRLGETQRSDGGWASDDGDAFDVHTTLAAIRAFR, via the coding sequence GTGGTGGATCTGGACGCGGCGATCGGCTTCGTGGTCGCCCGTGGCGACGCGGTCGACCGCGCCCGCCTGTCCTGGCTGCGCATCGGCGCCCCACCCCAACCCAAGATCCTCGAGGACGCCGAGGTCGGCCAGGCCCCCGACGGCGGCTGGCCGGCGATCTGGGGCGGCGGCGTCGCGTCTGTCGACGCGACCTGCTTCCGCCTCGCCGAGCTCGACGACCTGGGCGCGCTCGGCCGCCCGGCGGCCCGCCGGGCCCTCGACTGGCTGGCCACCTGCCAGCGGCCCGACGGCACCTGGGAGGAAGACCCGTCGCTGTCCGGCTGGGCGCCGCCGTGGGCGACCCCCGGCGACCCGGAGGCCCGCCTCTACCTGACCGCCAACGCCGGCTTCTGGCTCACGGTCGCCGGCCACGACGCCCGGGCCGCGGGCCCCTTCGACCACCGACCGGGCGGGGCGTACGCCGGGGTGGTCCAGGGCGCCGCCCACGCCTTCGCGGCCGCGCTCAACCCCGACGGCACCTGGCCGTCGTTCCTGGCCGCCGGCTGGCTCGGCGCCGCGGTGCTGTACCGGCAGGAGATGTACTACGAGTCCGCCCGCATCCAGGTGGTGCTCACCGAGCGGGTGCGCGACATGACGCCGTCGGACACCACCGCGATGGCCTCGGCCCTGCGCCGCGTCGGCCTGTCCACCGACGACACCCTGCTCGCCGCCGCCCGCCGCCGCCTGGGCGAGACCCAGCGCAGCGACGGCGGCTGGGCCAGCGACGACGGCGACGCCTTCGACGTGCACACGACCCTGGCGGCGATCCGCGCGTTCAGGTGA
- the moeZ gene encoding adenylyltransferase/sulfurtransferase MoeZ, with product MSLPPLVEPAAELTVDEVRRYSRHLIIPDVGVTGQKRLKNARVLCVGAGGLGSPALMYLAAAGVGTLGIVEFDTVDESNLQRQIIHGQSDIGRPKAESAAATVKEINPYVNVVIHNTALDRDNVKEIFSQYDLIVDGTDNFATRYMVNDAAVLLGKPYVWGSIYRFDGQASVFWAEHGPCYRCLYPEPPPPGMVPSCAEGGVLGVLCASIGSIQVTEAIKLLTGIGEPLVGGLTVYDALEMSYRKIKVRKDPDCVLCGPNATLTDLMEDYEDFCGAVSVEAQEATVDATITARELKEWQDAGKDFFLVDVREPAEYEIVRIPGSTLIPKGEILSGEALSALPQDRQIVLHCKSGVRSAEALAAVKAAGFKDAVHLQGGVLSWIKQIDPSLPAY from the coding sequence GTGTCATTGCCCCCGCTCGTCGAGCCCGCCGCCGAGCTCACCGTCGACGAGGTCCGCCGCTATTCGCGCCACCTGATCATCCCGGACGTCGGGGTGACCGGGCAGAAGCGGCTCAAGAACGCCCGGGTGCTCTGTGTCGGCGCGGGCGGGCTCGGCTCGCCCGCCCTGATGTACCTCGCCGCCGCCGGCGTCGGCACGCTCGGCATCGTCGAGTTCGACACGGTCGACGAGAGCAACCTGCAGCGGCAGATCATCCACGGCCAGTCCGACATCGGCCGGCCCAAGGCCGAGTCCGCCGCGGCGACGGTCAAGGAGATCAACCCGTACGTCAACGTGGTCATCCACAACACGGCGCTCGACCGCGACAACGTCAAGGAGATCTTCTCCCAGTACGACCTGATCGTGGACGGCACCGACAACTTCGCGACCCGCTACATGGTCAACGACGCCGCGGTGCTGCTCGGCAAGCCCTACGTGTGGGGTTCGATCTACCGCTTCGACGGCCAGGCCTCGGTGTTCTGGGCGGAGCACGGCCCCTGCTACCGCTGCCTCTACCCGGAGCCCCCGCCGCCCGGCATGGTCCCGTCCTGCGCCGAGGGCGGCGTGCTCGGCGTGCTCTGCGCGTCGATCGGCTCGATCCAGGTGACCGAGGCCATCAAGCTGCTCACCGGCATCGGCGAGCCGCTGGTCGGCGGGCTGACGGTCTACGACGCGCTGGAGATGTCGTACCGCAAGATCAAGGTTCGTAAGGACCCGGACTGCGTGCTCTGCGGCCCCAACGCGACGCTGACCGACCTCATGGAGGACTACGAGGACTTCTGCGGCGCGGTCTCCGTCGAGGCCCAGGAGGCGACCGTCGACGCGACGATCACCGCCCGGGAGCTCAAGGAGTGGCAGGACGCCGGCAAGGACTTCTTCCTGGTCGACGTGCGCGAGCCGGCCGAGTACGAGATCGTCCGGATCCCCGGCTCCACGCTGATCCCCAAGGGCGAGATCCTTTCCGGCGAGGCGCTGTCGGCGCTGCCGCAGGACCGGCAGATCGTGCTCCACTGCAAGTCGGGCGTACGGTCGGCCGAGGCGCTGGCGGCGGTCAAGGCGGCCGGCTTCAAGGACGCCGTGCACCTGCAGGGCGGCGTGCTCTCCTGGATCAAGCAGATCGACCCGAGCCTGCCGGCGTACTGA
- a CDS encoding DUF3152 domain-containing protein codes for MATPIPGTPLRDPADPADPAIPQTEPPDRRRRVAAIVLALISIAFLLAAVEEARRTPGDSQGQRTADPSSPPPGSIRGFTAPTPSPPRPSPPHEGQGTFSTARTGGPTLGRGSDLRRFHVAVEKGIGLDVTPFAAKVDEVLGDPRSWIADGELRMRRVRADQPADFTIYLASAGTSERMCAEGGLDTDAYTSCQLAGQVIINADRWVGAVPEFEAPLAEYQAYAINHEVGHELGHGHEACPSPGAAAPVMQQQTLGMRGCLPYGWPYLDGRRHTGPDIP; via the coding sequence ATGGCGACGCCGATTCCAGGCACCCCGCTCCGTGATCCAGCAGATCCAGCAGATCCAGCAATCCCGCAGACCGAGCCGCCCGACCGCAGACGCCGCGTCGCGGCCATCGTCCTCGCGCTGATCTCGATCGCGTTCCTGCTCGCGGCCGTCGAGGAGGCCCGCCGCACCCCCGGCGACAGCCAGGGACAACGCACCGCCGACCCGAGCTCCCCGCCGCCGGGCTCGATCCGGGGTTTCACGGCGCCCACCCCGAGCCCACCGCGCCCCAGTCCGCCGCACGAGGGACAGGGCACCTTCAGCACCGCCCGCACCGGCGGCCCGACCCTCGGCCGCGGCAGCGACCTGCGCCGCTTCCACGTCGCGGTGGAGAAGGGCATCGGCCTCGACGTCACGCCGTTCGCGGCGAAGGTCGACGAGGTGCTCGGCGACCCCCGCAGCTGGATCGCCGACGGCGAGCTCCGAATGCGCCGCGTCCGCGCCGACCAGCCGGCCGACTTCACCATCTATCTGGCCAGCGCCGGCACCTCGGAGCGGATGTGCGCCGAGGGCGGTCTGGACACCGACGCCTACACCTCCTGCCAGCTGGCCGGCCAAGTGATCATCAACGCCGACCGCTGGGTCGGTGCGGTGCCGGAGTTCGAGGCGCCGCTGGCCGAGTACCAGGCGTACGCGATCAACCACGAGGTCGGCCACGAGCTGGGCCATGGGCACGAGGCGTGCCCGTCGCCGGGCGCGGCCGCGCCGGTCATGCAGCAGCAGACGCTGGGCATGCGGGGCTGCCTCCCGTACGGCTGGCCCTATCTCGACGGCCGGCGCCACACGGGCCCGGATATTCCCTGA
- a CDS encoding DUF3152 domain-containing protein: protein MSLVVGLGLMWFGLPLRGGSGGSSAAPTHSAPSATTSATAAPTTAAPTKAAPPVYRLAGKPPSEGDNTFRYGQTTGKVAGKSGTLRRYRIAVENGSDEDVEKFGDQVDAALSDPRSWPAGGRVRLQRVAEGEPFSFTIYLATATTSHDMCARGGTNTNVNGKPYTSCRAVGKVIINLDRWNMSVDHFVKAKIPLAVYRTYVVNHETGHELGNSHVRCPGSGKPAPVMMQQTLFLNGCRANPYPYVDGKLNTGPPL, encoded by the coding sequence TTGTCGCTCGTCGTCGGGCTCGGTCTCATGTGGTTCGGGCTTCCGCTGAGGGGCGGCAGCGGTGGCTCCTCGGCCGCGCCCACGCACTCCGCACCCAGCGCCACCACCTCGGCGACCGCGGCGCCGACCACGGCCGCGCCCACCAAGGCCGCGCCGCCCGTCTACCGGCTCGCCGGCAAACCACCGTCCGAGGGTGACAACACCTTCCGCTACGGCCAGACGACCGGGAAGGTCGCCGGGAAGTCGGGCACGTTGCGGCGGTACCGGATCGCGGTGGAGAACGGCTCCGACGAGGACGTCGAGAAGTTCGGCGACCAGGTCGACGCGGCGCTCAGCGACCCGCGGAGCTGGCCGGCCGGCGGTCGGGTCCGGCTGCAGCGGGTGGCCGAGGGTGAGCCCTTCAGCTTCACGATCTACCTCGCCACCGCGACCACCTCGCACGACATGTGTGCCCGCGGCGGCACCAACACCAACGTGAACGGCAAGCCGTACACCAGTTGTCGCGCGGTCGGGAAAGTGATCATCAACCTCGACCGCTGGAACATGTCGGTCGACCACTTCGTCAAGGCGAAGATCCCGCTGGCCGTCTATCGCACCTATGTGGTCAACCACGAGACGGGTCACGAGCTCGGCAACTCGCACGTGCGGTGCCCGGGCAGCGGCAAGCCCGCCCCGGTGATGATGCAGCAGACCCTGTTCCTCAACGGCTGCAGGGCCAATCCCTATCCGTACGTGGACGGAAAGCTCAACACCGGCCCGCCACTCTGA
- a CDS encoding alpha/beta hydrolase, whose translation MKRALLGADEAFGPDRMPPPWPGRMAVIDGEQLFVRDTPATRPDAEPALYVHGLGGSSQNWTDLADLLADRLDGQAVDLPGFGRSDPTKHYTIKAFADRMIRYIEVSDRGPVHLFGNSLGGAVCVRVAGLRPDLIRTLTLVSPAMPFLDPRRSLQGRVVPLLALPRADRLAAWMMARLAPEEMAAQVIESCFNDVSRVSEQRRREAIEEIKIRYEAAHYADAYVRSLRGLVTSFLRAYLPGANSMWKIASQITAPTLVVGGRQDRLVDIRVPPQVAKAIPDSRLLILDGVGHVAQMEVPRIVARGVAALLDEYAAA comes from the coding sequence ATGAAGCGCGCTCTCCTCGGCGCCGACGAGGCCTTCGGCCCGGATCGGATGCCGCCTCCGTGGCCCGGGCGGATGGCCGTCATCGACGGCGAGCAGCTCTTCGTGCGCGACACACCCGCCACCCGGCCCGACGCGGAGCCGGCGCTCTACGTCCACGGCCTGGGCGGATCATCCCAGAACTGGACAGACCTCGCAGACCTGCTCGCCGACCGGCTCGACGGCCAGGCGGTCGACCTGCCGGGCTTCGGGCGTAGCGACCCGACCAAGCACTACACGATCAAGGCGTTCGCGGACCGCATGATCCGCTACATCGAGGTCAGCGACCGCGGCCCGGTGCACCTGTTCGGCAACTCGCTCGGCGGCGCGGTCTGCGTCCGGGTGGCCGGCCTGCGCCCCGACCTGATCCGCACGCTCACTTTGGTCTCGCCGGCCATGCCGTTCCTCGACCCGCGCCGATCCCTGCAGGGCCGGGTGGTCCCGCTGCTCGCCCTCCCGCGAGCCGACCGGCTAGCCGCGTGGATGATGGCCCGCCTCGCCCCCGAGGAGATGGCCGCGCAGGTCATCGAGTCGTGCTTCAACGACGTCAGCCGGGTCAGCGAGCAGCGCCGCCGCGAGGCGATCGAAGAGATCAAGATTCGGTACGAGGCGGCCCACTACGCCGACGCCTACGTGCGCTCGCTGCGCGGCCTGGTGACCAGCTTCCTGCGGGCCTACCTGCCGGGCGCCAACTCGATGTGGAAGATCGCCAGCCAGATCACCGCGCCGACCCTGGTCGTCGGCGGCCGCCAGGACCGCCTGGTCGACATCCGGGTGCCGCCCCAGGTCGCCAAGGCCATCCCCGACAGCCGCCTCCTGATCCTCGACGGCGTCGGCCACGTCGCCCAGATGGAAGTGCCCCGAATCGTCGCCCGCGGCGTCGCCGCCCTGCTGGACGAATACGCCGCGGCCTGA